The genomic window CTGCTGGTCACATTTGATATTAAAGTTACTCATATCTAGTTCTGAATCAGTTAACATTGATTACTCACCTCTTCATTGATGTTACAGAGTAAACCAAAATATATCCATGAATGTTCACTGTGTGGGAAAGACTGAAAATTGAATACTCGTCCTAAAAGTGgaacagaaaaaaatgcaagaaagtGAAATACAAGTTATGAGAAGTAGAAAAGTGTGGTTAATATCATATTCAGCAGCACAAAAATCAGATACTAAAACAAATTGACAAGTCAGTTTTTGCTGGATagcaaatttgttttatttttaaaaacaacatcCACAGTAAATCACATTGCATTTGCCACCCATCAGACTGTAAACTTCCCTTCTACAAGATGATACACCCAAAAGTCCTTACCTGCCCAGCAGTATCCACCAGCTGCAGGTAGAAATCTTGTCCATCGAAGTTTATGGTTTTattaaatgctgaaaaaaaattttaaagaaatcacATGAATAGAATGTCTGCCAATGTAGGTTTAGTACTGCAGGTGATAGCTGCACTATCCAATCAATAATCCAACAAACAAGGTGCAGTATTTCAGCTCTGATTCAGTCTCAATAATTCTACAAGGTGGTGTACTTCATCTGCatattccaccccctccccccccaaaaagAAAACACTCCTACAGACAAGGTCCAGTATTTAAGCTACATATTGTTCCATCAATGGCCCTACAAGCAAGTAACTACATTGATTCAAAAATCTCAATAATCCTACAATGTGTAGTATTTCAGCTCAGCTGACTCAAGAATCAATCAAATGCacgcaaacaaaaacagaagcagCTCTGTTTCTAGGGAAACCAGCAGATATCAACTTACAGTGAAAGCAGCTTAGAAGTACACATTTATCTGATCAATTTGAAAATTGTAAAAGACAGCCAGGATGTCAGTCTTATATAAGATGGCATCCTTTGCCATGTCCACAATTGTTTACCAGAGTAAATTAGAAACCCATATTTTGTAGGCAATGATCCCAAGTGATCAGCTGTACTTCAGTGGTAGCACTCACTTAAATCAAAGGCAGTCTTACTCCAGGAGTCAAGCACAAACTAGGGTGAATGTCCATTGCAATAccaagagtgctgcactgtcagatgtcatcttttggaagaaaaattaaaatcacagATCATGTGCTTCTTATATAAATATGAAAGACTACAGAACTAAAATAAGGAATTTTGCGATTACACTGCTGCTAATGTTTATTCCTTAGATCACAATGCAAAACAAATCACCTTGTCATTATCAATTTGCTGTACACAAAATGGGTGCCAGCAACAAGTCCAACAACAGTGACTCAATTTCAGAAGGACTTCATTGCCTTTGAACACCTTTGGGACATCCCACTTATGAGAGGCACTGTAGGCAAGTTATTTTCAATCATACACACAGCGAGTCTGGTCAAATACTTCATTGGTTCTGCACCCTCTTGCTCAGTTTATAATAAAAAGTGTACTTTGAAAAAAAGTCACAGTAATTCCCATAAATATCCCAGCAATCACAAAGACCACAAAGTTGATAACTAGATCACAAGGAATACATGAGGtatagttagcaagtttgcagatgacaccaaaataggtggtgttgcagaGAGTGAGGAGGAGCATCAAGAGTTGTAGCaggatcttaatcagctgggtatgtgggctgggGAATGGCAAacggaatttaattcagataagtatgaagtgttacattttgaaaggacaaatcaaggtaggacttttacattgaatggaagggccttgggtactgttgtagaacagagggaccttggagtacaggtgcatagttcccttaaagtagagtcacaggtagatggcagtgaaggtggcttttggcatgctggccttcatcagtcagggcactgaatatagaagctgagaggtaccactgtataagacattggtgaggccacacttggagtactgtgttcagttttggtcaccctgttataggaaggatgcgactaaactggaaagtgtgcaaaaaagattgataaggatgttgccacgactcaagggactgagttatggggagaggttagacaggctgggcctttactccttgggaCATAGGAGACCAATGGGTGATCTCTTCAAGGtaaacaaaatcatgaggggcataactaggtgagtggtcttttttccagggttgggaaattgaggacatagttttaaggttagaggtgaaaggtttaataagaacctgaggggcacacAGCAGGTGTtcgatatatggaaccagctgccagaggaagtggttgaggaggtacattagatatatttaaggatatggacaggtatatggatgacaagagtttagagggatatgggccaagtgctgggaaatgggattagcttgaaaatacatcttggtcagcatggacatgcatGGGCCAAAAGagccttttttctgtgctgtacaactccatgactatcAGTTCCCttagaggaggaaaaaaaaacaaaccctcAACTGTTATCTATTAACCCATATGAATTAAACAGGTGCCCAGCACATCAGGATCTTAAGGAGTGAAGAATGTTTAAAGAAATCTGCTGATACACTCCCAATCACAGGATCGACTCTAAATTTGCTCAGTTGTGACACCACGGATGATAATTACATCTCAAAGACCATACTCACTATTCTCAATTGTAGGGTCATAGCAATCAACGAAGTGTCCATCCACAAACTGGACCGCCAGTGATGACTTTCCTACAAAAGTGAATTCAAAGCAAGAACAATGACAAAGTTTTTTAATATTGCTTTTTCAGCAACCATCAAGCACAAACTGTACTTGCATCACTTACcttaaaaagtaaaattatttcTGCTAAAATATTGAAGTCATTATCACTAAAGCActttaaacattttctgtttcactttgGGTTTCTAGCAACTGCCCTGCTCTgtgtttcacagttccagcacttcaccccacccaccccccccccaccccacatcctcATTCATCCCCTTCTCTTTACATCTCCTCAAGACAGATCTGAAATTaataagccttcaccaccctctatttGCATCACTCTCTTGGTTTCTATCCCATCACAACATCTCTCCACtcttcctgcaacttaaaacatgccagTTTTCTGACTTTTCCCTGGTGCTGACGAAagattgacccaaaacattaactttgcgtCTACCTAAACAGGTGCTATCTGACCCatggatttccaacattttctgctgttaATCTACCCAAATTACAGGATGAACTCAAAAATTTGCAGCCCAGTTGCAGAAAAGTAATATTTACATTCTATATATTATGGCAACTTGCAAAAGTCAGCAGAAAGCAAAGCAAGAAACCCGAGGAGTGTTTAAGAGCTAACAGAAAAGGATTGAGACCTAGCTCtatatttaaagtgagagttGAGCAAAACTAATTATTTATACGTAGCATTTCTCATCTTGACCAAGCCAGAATAGCCAAAGACTATAGGGGCAGAATGCTGGTGACCTCCCAGAATCAGTAGATGGGATTCAGTGAAGAACATCATATCTAGAGGACAAagcaccacacaaaaaaaaaattcaaatacaaATACAAGAGATCCCAGAACCATTCAGAACCCCCTGCACAGAAGGATTGTGTTCATTGTCACCCAAACTATCATACCAGTGGTGTAGTATTcaagaaacagaaacaaattcAGAACTTACTTGGTCATCAGATTTAAAAAACCATGTTAGCTATCGCATTACCCAAAAGGATTTTATATCTAGAATGCACAGAACATTGGGGTTAATATGAACTCCCAATCCAAGAAATGATAATCTGTCTTTGTAAATTAACAAATAGGTTATCAGGAGCATATCAATATTCACAGAAAGCACCCCTCAACTGAAAAGATTGATAACCACTAAACAAAACAATGGCTCTAATTttgttctctcactttaaacaatttttttttttaaaaacacacgaAGAAATTCCCATGTGACCACCAAaccatgacttttttttaaatggcatacTTGTGGTAAAAAAACTTAGTTCCAGCTGTAACTAAGTTGGTAGCATTCTCACCTTTGGGAAGGTTGTGGATTCGTCACCATATCCAGAAGGGAGGCAAATCATCTATAccaacactccagtgcagtactgaggaagtgataTTAAATCAAGGTTTTGCCTTCCTGCACCACTGACTTACATAAGAATTTGAGATCATTCTTGGAAGAGGAGCAGGGTGTTCTCCCAGCATTCTGACCAAAAGTAATAAACTAATATCATTGCTGTGGGCTCTTGCTCTCCACAAAAGTGACTGTCGTAGTTGCTTGTACACTAATAACCATTCTATTCAAATGTAACACATGAACTATGAGTCTTTTCTTACATAAGATAATACAAGGCTTTCCAGAAAAGGAAAGCAAATAGGCTTCTGCTAGTGTtctaaagttttaaaaagttcaatattttttttgaaacatgTACCTCTTCTTCCCCAACCAAACCCTTAAAAACAAACCCCAAAAGAACACTTTTACATTCAAATCACCAGAGAAACTTCAGCTTTCTGTTGACAAGCTTTATTTGGCTAAATATCAGCTTCTAGTTCATTGCTAATACAATCCCTTTAAAAGTTACTTTGGCAAGAAATAAGCAATGGGAACCAGCAGTTACCAAACAAACAGGGTACCAGTTAAACCTATCATCAGGTCACATTGTAGCTGAGAAACAAACAAACAAGGCCATGTTTTCAAACAACTCActatcattttaaaaatacagcGAGATAGGAATTtgcttcccactctcccccaacCCCGCAAAACAAAAAGGGCAGGGGAAGTTTTGCTTTAAAttctatctttaaaaaaaacctctactAATTGGGGCTGGATATACAATGAAGCAACGGCCAgaggggtggggcgggggtgaTGGAGGAAGGGGAGTCATTTAACAAGATGATCTGCACTTATGTAATACATTTCATTCCCCTTTCATGACATCCCAAAACGTTTCACTTCTCATATGGAGATTTTGAAGTGTTTTAACATGTcctaataaaacaaaatgaaggacatttattttcttcccctACTAAAACAAATTCACcgtcttctcttcccctcccttgagggagagagagcgagatatGAAAATGAACACATGGGAAATGTTTGAATATTAGAGCAGAGAACTGCGCTTATAATCATCCCTACGTGAAGATTTACAACATTTCACGTCAATTATTTTAAAGAACAGGAATAACGTCGGGGGGAAAACCAGcaaaggggagtgaggggagactCAAACGTGTGGCGTTGCCCAGGGAgacaaacacacaaaaaaaaagtaaagccACTCAccgactgatctatatcccaaaaCTGCAATTTTCCGAAACTTTAACGGAGCCATCTACAGAAGTGCCTGCCGGAGGACAAGTCTATTATCTTCAAATAAATTTGAACAACCCGGGCTTGCACCAACCACGTGACCACGGTGCTTTGAAACGCGTGTTTATAACCGGGAGAGCGCGAACCAAGTGAGATGATCTTACTGCGGACCCCTTTTTCTACACGGCGCTATGAAACCCTTATTCGCTCACGAGGGCGTCATTTTTATTAATATattattttttcccctctccccataCACAACAAACCCTTCACATCATTTACGGCAAAGTGATTGAGGCGGAGCATGACGTAAGAACTACCTGTCCGTCGCTCAACATCAAGTCCCGCCTCCCTCTTGCGCGCCACCTCCTGGGCAGATCAGAGCGAGCCGGCAGCGCGTGGTGCCTTGGTAACCGTCCGCTTCGAAACCGCGCACCTGCCGGGAGGTGTGGCAGGTGTGACGTTGGAGATAATGGACCATATGGAAGGCTCTAactcgacccccccccccccccatcttcgcATCCCATTGAGCCAAGAGCGGTTCAGCGTGTTCACCCCGAGACTTAAGACTGTTGTGAGAACGGGGCCGTCCGGCACATATTGATCGACCCACTGCTCTTGGACATTTGGAGGTGGGATGATGTGGATGTGAATGATGAGATTGTCAAGGCCATACTGTGAGTGTTGATGCAAAAAcaggatgttggaaatactccagtaaatcaaaatttaaaaagaaactgtagatgctggaaatgtgaagtaaaagcggaaaatgctgcaaatacccagcaggtcagacagcatctgtggagagagaaacagagttaatggttcaggtccgGCActtgctggttttatttcagattttcagcatctgcagttctttttgatttttgtgAGAGTTGAAAggtgcctgtcacttcaattgaATAGGTGGATGAACACAAAAAAAGAActtgggaaatggacagtggacattttgagttgagacccttcatctggactgaagggtctcgacccgaaacatcaactgtccatttccctccatagatgctgcctgatctgctgagttcctccagtgttttgtgtgttgctccagattcgagcatctgcagtctcttgtgtctataaaAAAGAACTAGCTATTCTTTCCCTTCTCCACTTTCATAATACCCTGAAGAATTTGATCTACAATTAACTCCTTTAGAGCCCAGTTGCTGTTTGACAGTTAAATGTTGTTTTGGAGATAGATGTAAAATCCCCCAGAGAAGGCAATATGGAACTATGTGGGGGATAACTTGATGCAGTCTGAAGCCAAGTTTAAAGAATCTTCAGTGAAATCCCATGAGTACTTTTTAAACACATACACACCGTATCTAACTAAATCCGTATTGGTGTTCACACAGCACACAAGCAATATTCCTAATCTGATGTACCGCCCTATCACTTTATTCCATGTTTCATTTCTGCACAAAAGAAATGTTGTCCTTCTATTCCTAAATCTCTTGTTCTAGACCCATATATCAGTGAAAACAATACATTCTATAGACTTCATCCCACTCCTTCATAATGTTAAACATCCCTTTTAAGTCATGCTGTAATCTCCTTTGTTCTTTGTTTGGAAACCAATGAAACAAAAACTGTCAATCTCAATCGTAATAGGACATCCAAATTTGGACCAGCAgttggccactcggcccctcaaaccatttaataatatcatggctgatctgactatccaccctgtgGTAGCTTTACAGCTTCTTGCTTATCAAGCATATATCtaaatctgccttaaaaatattcaaagactctatttCTACCACCCTTTAAGAAAGAAAGCTCCAAAGACTTGTGATcctttgggagaaaaaaaattcacctcatttctgtcttagaTGGGTAACCCCTTAAATTTTAAATAGTGACTccctagattctctcacaagaggagaCATCCACCCCTtcaaaacccctcaggatcttatatgtctcaATCAAGTCCCCCCTTACTTTTCTAAACTACAGcaaatacaagcctagcctgcccaacatttCCTCAAGGGACAACCTGCCCATTTCAGGTATTAGTCTAGCAAACATCCTCTGAACTGTATCCTTATATAAGGAGGCCAATAATGTACACAGtgttccagatgtgatctcaccaatgccttatataactgaagcataacattttatattaatttcccctagcaataaataaTCTTCTCTTCTTAGGCtgccccttgggattgaggatggcttgcttctactctggtttggtgagttctgaggtggctaatgtaggaactgcagactcttccacagtgtGGGGCTGGAGGTGCCCGTCTGGGACAGGTGGGTAGGGACTTTGTGAGGCGGTGCGCTCCTTCCAGCATTTATCCAGGGCTTCTGTGTCCTCCCAATGCATGGATGTGAGATTCTCAATACTGTCCCAAATACACCTTCTCCACTTGGAGACTAAGAGTCAGCAGGGACATTTCATTTCTTAACAgaaactttgagcacatcttgaatcttttcctctgtccacctggtgatctcttcccatgacaaagGTCGGAATAGACTGTCTGGTTTGGGAGCAATGTGGCCTGC from Pristis pectinata isolate sPriPec2 chromosome X, sPriPec2.1.pri, whole genome shotgun sequence includes these protein-coding regions:
- the LOC127567017 gene encoding GTP-binding protein Rheb-like isoform X3, translated to MAPLKFRKIAVLGYRSVGKSSLAVQFVDGHFVDCYDPTIENTFNKTINFDGQDFYLQLVDTAGQDEYSIFSLSHTVNIHGYILVYSVTSMKSFEMIKTIRSKLLDMVGKIQIPTVLVANKRDLSKQRVVQTEEGKKLADSWGAAFLESSAKQNDTTVQIFKMMIQEIEKPAGYVQNRKCDMM